In a single window of the Drosophila miranda strain MSH22 chromosome XL, D.miranda_PacBio2.1, whole genome shotgun sequence genome:
- the LOC117188728 gene encoding uncharacterized protein LOC117188728 — translation MDQRSSRKRGTSGESPASGSVEKYQSVGRASTPTNPTVVTRSGRAVRTVLDTTFDYSSSQPEGEDESISFSIDSDDDDYNVDQSPTELKWVGRKQRRFSYQHSSSSEANSPESDRRLIYIDLSQSVAIVGDNPVADLSVDDDPELKTKLHKFLGLIAPRRRLYNPMDNFDDDPDNSPQKETLPVASKSHLTETTTLSTPKRLITPITPTSSNTWSMLNTSKLYIPTFQERQAKFYDDLIVQVNSTFIETQTPAFLKEPIDLSGLPSDKQRASICRRHNGSIACLEQHPLFYGFVESLNPQNLINMCHPRALPYRKGDFEKCKVALAKVLFSMFNHAIFHCGLQAKIYWKNSMSTPCSSELGFNSSGNRTARILLWKHINQPGMLIKPLLHEMCHVAAFVFNRETGHGDNCRKWAYQAKSLIPELALNSDCDASYKYSCTLCARCSYGLVTFENEAELLRCQYCQFEVNVERWRITDTQKIWRPNQFNTPFKTFVRENYLLVNNVDTHSAKMQILNRNFMDRETT, via the exons ATGGATCAAAGATCTTCAAGAAAACGTGGGACATCTGGGGAATCACCCGCCAGTGGATCGGTAGAAAAAT ATCAGTCGGTGGGTCGTGCCAGCACCCCTACTAATCCGACAGTGGTAACCCGCAGTGGACGCGCCGTGCGCACTGTTCTGGATACCACATTTGATTACTCCTCGTCGCAGCCGGAGGGGGAAGACGAGTCGATTAGTTTTTCGATCGACAGTGATGATGACGATTATAACGTGGATCAGAGCCCCACGGAGCTTAAATGGGTGGGTCGCAAACAGAGGCGCTTCTCCTAtcagcacagcagcagcagcgaagcCAATAGCCCCGAAAGCGATCGACGTCTAATATATATTGATCTGAGCCAGTCTGTGGCGATTGTGGGGGACAACCCCGTAGCCGATCTATCGGTTGATGATGATCCGGAGCTCAAGACGAAACTGCACAAGTTCCTGGGACTTATTGCCCCGCGCCGGCGCCTCTACAATCCCATGGACAACTTTGACGATGACCCAGATAACTCTCCGCAAAAGGAGACTCTTCCAGTGGCCTCCAAGAGTCATCTAACTGAGACGACCACCTTATCGACACCCAAACGCCTTATTACGCCCATCACACCGACAAGCAGCAACACCTGGTCAATGCTGAACACATCGAAACTGTATATACCCACATTTCAGGAGAGGCAAGCTAAGTTTTATGACGATCTGATTGTCCAGGTGAATTCCACCTTCATTGAGACACAGACACCGGCCTTCCTCAAGGAGCCGATCGATCTGAGTGGACTGCCAAGCGATAAACAGCGTGCGAGCATTTGCCGGCGCCACAATGGAAGCATTGCCTGCCTAGAACAGCATCCGCTCTTCTACGGATTCGTCGAATCCCTAAATC CTCAGAATTTAATCAATATGTGCCATCCGCGGGCTTTGCCCTATCGCAAAGGTGACTTTGAGAAGTGCAAAGTGGCTCTGGCCAAGGTCCTATTTAGTATGTTCAATCATGCCATCTTTCACTGCGGCCTTCAGGCGAAAATCTATTGGAAAAATAGCATGAGTACTCCCTGCAGCAGCGAGCTGGGTTTCAACTCTTCAGGCAACCGCACTGCGCGTATTCTGCTGTGGAAGCACATCAATCAACCGGGCATGCTTATAAAGCCACTGCTGCATGAGATGTGCCATGTGGCGGCCTTTGTCTTTAACCGTGAGACAGGACATGGCGACAACTGCCGCAAATG GGCCTACCAAGCAAAGAGCCTGATACCAGAGCTGGCATTGAATAGTGACTGCGATGCCAGCTATAAATATTCCTGCACGCTCTGCGCCCGTTGCTCCTATGGCCTGGTAACGTTTGAAAACGAGGCGGAGCTACTCCGGTGTCAGTACTGCCAGTTTGAGGTGAACGTAGAGCGTTGGCGCATCACTGACACACAGAAAATCTGGCGTCCCAATCAGTTCAACACCCCATTCAAGACTTTTGTTCGTGAGAATTACCTGCTGGTCAATAATGTGGATACGCACAGCGCCAAAATGCAAATTCTAAATCGAAATTTTATGGACAGAGAAACCACATAA